One Phaseolus vulgaris cultivar G19833 chromosome 2, P. vulgaris v2.0, whole genome shotgun sequence DNA window includes the following coding sequences:
- the LOC137811796 gene encoding G-box-binding factor 4-like, whose product MASSKVVSTNPDLPRDSSISPLTSLLLSDLHHPTSMDDLLKSITPVAAKTVDDVWKEIVAGAHPHNPAANASGDGNGANVNATAPESYEAITLEDFLTKAGAVREEDVRGVLPPSSSSPLPFPLPLPAEGSSSSVEPFGNGVAPSNSVHKGKRRVVEEPVDKATLQKQRRMIKNRESAARSRERKQAYTSELEYLVHQLEQENARLLNEEAEMRRQRKKQLFEFIIPVEEMPKPKKKLRRVNSAQSL is encoded by the exons ATGGCGTCGTCGAAGGTTGTCTCGACGAATCCGGATCTGCCACGCGATTCTTCTATATCTCCCCTTACCTCTCTTCTTCTCTCCGATCTGCACCACCCTACCTCCATGGACGACCTCCTCAAGTCCATCACCCCTGTCGCCGCCAAGACCGTCGATGACGTCTGGAAGGAGATCGTTGCCGGCGCTCACCCCCACAACCCCGCTGCCAACGCCTCCGGAGACGGTAATGGCGCCAACGTTAACGCCACCGCCCCTGAGAGCTACGAGGCCATTACCCTCGAGGATTTCCTCACCAAGGCCGGTGCCGTCAGAGAGGAGGACGTCAGAGGGGTTCTGCCCCCTTCCTCTTCTTCCCCTCTCCCCTTCCCTCTCCCTCTCCCTGCTGAAGGCTCCTCTTCCTCCGTGGAGCCCTTTGGAAACGGCGTTGCGCCCTCCAATTCGGTTCACAAAGGGAAGAGAAGGGTCGTGGAGGAACCGGTTGATAAGGCCACTCTGCAGAAGCAGAGGAGAATGATCAAGAATCGAGAATCCGCCGCTAGGTCCCGGGAACGCAAGCAG GCTTACACATCCGAGCTCGAATATCTGGTTCACCAGTTGGAGCAAGAGAATGCTCGGTTACTTAATGAAGAG GCTGAGATGAGAAGGCAGAGGAAAAAGCAG CTATTTGAGTTCATCATTCCGGTTGAAGAGATGCCTAAACCCAAAAAGAAGCTTCGGAGAGTAAATTCAGCTCAATCATTGTGA